Below is a window of Accipiter gentilis chromosome 31, bAccGen1.1, whole genome shotgun sequence DNA.
aatgcaattgctcaccacttgctgaccaacgcccagtcagttcccgagtaGCAacacctcccagccccactcctcccagtttgtatactgggcatgacatcacatggtatggaatacccctttggccagtttgggtcagctgccctggctgtgtcccctcccaacttcttgtgcccctccagccttcttgctggctgggcaggagaagctgaaaaatccttgacttagtctaaacactacttagcaagaactgaaaacatcagtgtgttatcaacattcttctcatactgaatccaaaacataaacctataccagctactagaaagaaaattaacactatcccagctgaaaccaggacagcagttCAGATCTCATCGATGTTTTCCATGCACTCTTAAGACATGCTGGCAGGAGCCGGTACAGGCTCTGAACAAGCCTGGTGGTGATGCTGGCTTTAACAGAGAACTCATGGAGAAGTGAGTCGTCCACACCCCGACACAACCAAAAGCCAAACCATCCATTTCCCAACAGGTGCCTTCAACAAATGGTTGAAAGCCAGTCTAAAAGCTCGCTttgcagcagaagctggagcaCTGAGTAGGAAAATCCGCAGTGATGTTCATAGGatcagaaagcaagaaaacctgACTTTCTGATGGTATGGTTAGGATAGTTATGTGGGACAACAGTAATCCTAAGTCATGGTCTCTGCACCAGATAAAGTGAGTGCAGGTATCTTAATGAGAGTCTGTGGCCTCTCTACCTCAAACCGCTGCACTGTAATAGACAAGAGTGAGCCTATTCAGTTCTTTCAAAGAAGAGGTGCCAGCCAGACATCTTGAAGCACACCCTCTGCTTGGCTTTTCTAAATAATATTTGCTAGGGATGAATTAGACAGCATCTTTGACTATGcccatgaaaaaaatgaagctttgcaGAAACCAAAGTACACTTtagcataatttttcttttttttttttttttttcccctgaaggcTTCATTGTCTctttccagagaagaaaagatgtttgATACTCTTGGACTTCTTTGCGTGATTTGGTGCTGTGTGGTGCTATTTCATCCTCTGCATGCTGACATCCAGTGTATGGGGTGTAAGTATATTTTTGTAGATACAACCTGAGAAACAGTGTTTAATTCTTCATTTATCAGAGATATTTGCAATTAATCTGGCAATTGTCATCTTAAGCCTGACAGATACTATCCTCTGCATTCAACAAAAACAATAGCATATCCTTACTGAGCTTATTCTGTAACACTTTCAGCAGAGGCACAAGAATCACCTATTACAAACGTGAAAATGAATTGGATAAAAATGGAACTGTCCTGGGAGAGCAGCAAGAATTTCTCTAAGTACAAATGTGCCATCAGGAACAGCGTCACGAGAAGTGTACCGAAAGAGGTAAACCTGCTATTCATTGAGAAAATATTTGAATTGAAAATAATTGCgcctttttctttaccttttatCGACTTcacttactttgaaaaaaaatgaatcagttGCAGGTAAAATCTGATCAGTGATTGTTTGCAGTCTACAGCTTGATCTGCCAGGGGCTGTGGAAAGCTGTCACGAATGCCAGGGTGCATTTGCTGCAGGAGGAGCATCCCATGCATACCACGGAACTGAAGTTCCAGCCCCAAAGTGGAAAGGAGGCAATAGCCTGAACTGTACCTACACTGATACATGAACAGGGATGTAGCTGCTGATAAAAGGGGCTGTGAGACTCCTAGAGAATTTAGAGAGACAGAGCAAAAGAcccttcaaataaataaaaatgaattccCTAAACACTGCCATTGATTTTCATTATCTCAAGTTCTTCACTTGTTTCCCAGTAAAATGGATCATGCCTGTAGCAAAGGTTATGTTATAAGCCCACATTAGCCAAAGAGAAAAGTAGGAAGCTTGACAGAGAGATAGAGATGGCTTGTTTATCCTAGCAAAGCAGATGTCTTAAATAGAAATACATATTACAAAACCACATCACATCTTTATTGAAGATTATAATGCCATAGACACCTTTTTGACCCCTGGGGAGGTCAGACAAggacttctgtttttcttaatccTTTGATTAAATACTGTTGTGGTTCCCCTATTTATTATCTTCTGTTATGCCACTGAGGTACTATTAGCCTTCTCTAATAGTTGCACGCTAGTGTAGCATCCAACTCCTGAGTTGCAAAGCTTTTTCTGTAGTCACGCTTTTGATCACTCAGCTCCATTCTACAGCACCCTCAAATGGTAAAGGAGAGAGTTGGCTTTTGAGCCTAagacacatacatatacatgcaaGATTTTGGCCCCACAAATTGAGTTTCTAAGTTGCACTTCCATGGCCAGCATCATCTAAgaccagcagaggaaaaatagagaaataaaacattaacaaCTTCTTTTTCAGGTGAATAGTTCACTATGCAGTTTTCCAGTGCAATTCTACATGCCCCTGCACAAAGGGGTATCCTTTATCATTGAAGTGCCAGACACAAACATCTCAGAACACTGCACCTTTATCCGTGGAGGTAATGTCTATGGTCTGGGTAAGGTTTTCTCCATTTGCAATCTTTGAAGATAAACAATCAACTTTCCTTAGAAAACAATCCCTTACACAGTAGGTAACcactttattttctattaaagatttttttgcagATCTGCTAAAGTTATTTGCTCTGCAATGAATCTTTCCACAATTCTGCAAGAGCTGCATTACTACAAATGTATCAGTAATTGCATTATTCTCATTCGTACTAGGGCTCCAAAATGCTACTAAATTACAGTGGTTTAAAGGTGGATTCAAATAACTGTTCTGGCTGTCACAAATTAAGATGTTAGCGCCCATTTCTttattaaatgcttttctgctggGCTCTTGCTGAGTTTGCCAAGAGCCAGACCACAGCACTAGCTAAAGGCACAGTCTGGAGATCAGTGAAACCCATAaaatgggaggaggagaggaaaaaatatgcCGATGCTAAGCAGCCAGGGGCAAACTGAAGGTAGCAATCTCCTAATCTGGTCCTGGTGTGCCCTCAATACTGGGTGCTGGAGGGGGCTGGAGGCAATAGCGGAGGAAGCCTTCATCCTTTCACCGAAGTTGGGGCACTGAAATTTGGctgaaggagaagagagaaggaggctgagcatgcctgcacagcccagccctgagGGAGCTTCCAAAGAAACAAGGTTCCCACTTCAGTGTGCTCCAGAAAAGGAAGAGATCAAGTCACTTTTGCCCCCATCAGGGTGGAAAGATCTAGCTAGGAGCCTGTTTGGCTGGAGGGCAGAAAAAAGCCCAACCTTACTTTTAAAAGtctcagcttttaaaatgctgtgtGTCAACACTTCAGGAGTAGATTCCTGGGCGTTAATTGCAAAAGGACAAATTCTTCTCTCTGTAGCACCAAGGATGGTGTTATAAGGCAACGTGCCTTCCTTTACCTGTGTGAATGTTCTgctcactcccagatttcactgTTCAGAGGCAGTCAAAATAGGGTGAGAGTCTAGCTTTCTCTCAGCTGTCATTCCTAACCCAAGCAATAACCAGCTGGCGTTGCAGGTGTCTAACATATCTCAGCATGTGCCAAGATCCTCCAGCTTGGAACAGTCACACAACTTTTCCTCATCACGGATATTCCTGTGTTTGCAGGCATGAATGGGTCAGCCATTGAAAACTTCTCCTGTGTGATTTATAACATCTCCCTCATGAACTGCACTTGGCagccaggcagggatgctccaggAGATACCCAATATTTTCTCTACTGGCAGAACTCGAGGTAAGTAGGTCCACTTGAGTCCAGGGAAGTCTGAATTCTCATTCGACACATCACATTGACCGCATTTAACTAAATTACCTTGCTAGAAACAGGTATGAAGATGCAATGGAATGTAAGCTCTACATTAAAGATGAAAATGGCAGAAACACAGGATGTATGTTCCAAAATGTGAGCATAGAGCCTGAAAAAGCTTACTTCCTGGTGAACGGGTCTAGCAAAGATGCCCTGATCCAGTTCTATGATGAGTACATTCAACTGTATAAAATTGGTaagtgaacatttttattttataaaataaagaagcAAGGAATTTTcctcaaagagaaaagaagaataaaacaaagcCTGTAGCCATTGCAGGATCCTGCACTGCAGGACAGACTTTGCTCCCGATAATTTTTGGAACAATACTCTGTCAGCTAACTAAAACAAGcaaaggcagaggcagcttgAAATAACTGCTCAGAGAAGTGGTGTGAACATGTCCATGGAATCCAGATGATGAAAGGCAACGGTTAGACTTTCAAGGCCCCCTTTCTGATGGGCTCATTTTGCCATCCCTTAATTCCATGCTTCTCTGAGAGCCACAAGAGCTCCTAAAACCAGAGGGAGGGTTCAACTTGCAAATTAAGGCTGCATTAGTTAAATATGTGGGTACCTATGTGTGAGCTAGGTGTTTAAGCTCCAGCAGAGATCTGGGACAGGATTCGGTTGCCTAAAAACATGCCTCTAGTGCCATTTGAGACACCCTCAGACTCTTCAGGCATCCACAAGGCTTGCAGattgtcacgacccagactggacagaccaaggagtcctgtttaattcgaaattccctcaggctaaattaaggtgaaacgacaccaaaaggtcagttaaagattttatgcATGACAGAAGGAAATGGAACTGGGGAGGGGTGATAGTAGGTGGCAGAGTTTCTCACAATAGggattggcataagactacttccgTAAcccgtgtaaccatatacatcaattcagggaattaaggagatccctcccgttgagtcccgaggttcagagcagacccccttgctttccagactcctcctcagagaagggtctaggggcggctggatccactcttagtctccgacttggtcaacggtttacgtcttgaaacggatgaggtgtagggattgtggaaaatgaaagagagaggaagacagagagagaaaaaggaagagagaaagatttcaccggtcctgggtccagcgttggtccagccagccgaggggtccagtcccggtgggcttgcgcacccggggcttcagtctGTGCCCTtctatcatccttgcccctccttcgggcgggcacccaaactcatcaggctaatgagcagtttgtgagcctttgggtttgggggtcctttgtggagtaacttctccttccctgcagacacggccGTTGTTTGATCTCTGTATCAGAagagctgatcagaacagggagctgcgcaccctccagcacgccctccccctcctgttgctgaggtctgagctgatgggctttccaCCTCGGGtccttgctctgcagggtttgtctttaagcagaacttgccccaccacaatgtttgagacagtaactctttcagtctctcccaCAGCCGTGGCCCAGGACCTGTGAGAGACCAGGGTCCTCCCGGTGTCCGCAGCGTGAGgctggctcctgcctgcagctgatgCAGGCTGTAAAGCCCACAGCGGTTCAGACGAGTACGCCTGCTCCGCGGCGCACCAAAGAGCTCTGCAGACATCATGGGCACTACTGATGAGGTCTTCGCTGACTAGAGTGGTAGACACTTAGGTCACCCCTAGTCAACTCTATTGTAGGCACTCAAATTCAGATGACTTGATCTTCTACATGAATaataccaaacaaacaaaaacttccaTCTTTATTCTTAGGGAGACTTGCATTGTCAATGTGAAATTTAGATGTAGAAGAAAATGTCACTCTGCTGATTGTACTACTGAATTACAGAAAATTCTTCATACATTTTTTACATGAACTTCCGTTACTTCAGATGTCCAACAACTGAAGTGATACGTTCCCAACTTTTGCTACTGTATTTTACTCCTGTTTGCCAGATAACATTTGTTAACAACCGTAGCACAGTCGTACATCAGTTGCCTCAACTTCACATGTATTTTGCTATGAACACATGAGTTGTAGCTGATTACTGAccattaattatttaatttcttccagAAATACTTACTCCTCCATTAAATATCACTGCCAATTGCACTAGAGATTCAGTGGGTTGCATAATTACATGGCAACCACCCCTTACAAGTCATATGAAAGACACGGGCTGTTTTCAGTATGAAATAAGCATACGAAATAAGGTAAAAACaattttttggtttgtatttggCACCGTACCTATGTACATGCATATCTATAACGTGCAAACTTCTGTTTCCTTTATTTATTAACTTCTCTTTCGTAAGCCGTGCtgtcctcctgctccagctctgctggtCTCGCATCGCACCGCTCACGACCTTACTTCAACCTGATCAGAGGcgcaaagcagaaaagcagatgagAGCAGGGGAACGTCACGAAGGGTCTCTGTCCAAAGGCTGGGAGAGCTCCCGAGATGCTTTCCTTGCATGAGCACGTCTCGCGGGAGACGACTGCGTGATGGCAGCCTGCGATCCGCAACCAGGGCGCTGCCTTAGTGCCAGCCTCCAGCCCAGGCCAGGGcccctcaccctcctcctgcttcccaggaaggaaaaaatacattttttacagGTGGCTTCAGCCCCTCCATTTCAACACGTGGGACTGTTTtgcccccctcagcccccacaCCTCTCCTCCACCACCTCTGTTGCCCTTTGGCAGCCCTTCCCTCCGGCGCCGGTCTTCCCCGGAGCCTGGCTGAGCCAACCCGTGGACCCCCGCCGGTCCACACAGCGTCCGCCAAAACCTCCGGTTTGAACCCAGCGCTGAAACAGAAGCCACTCTTCTGAAAAATTAGATACCCGCAACTCAGGGGAAAGTTCGCACAGGCCCAGGGGAGACGCCTCTGCAGCCAGGTGTGGTGTTACCTTCTCCTTCCAAGGCAGGTGACAGACAAATCGTGTCCCTAAAGTGCTTCTTTCTTCCCGTTGGCTGCAGGAGAGGAATCTAAAATGTCTCTCTCAGACGTAAACATGTATGTACCAAAAGTGAGCTGGGATTCCTCCTACGCTATAGGCAGAGCACTGCCAACTTACCAGAGTGAAAAGTGCAGGACAGCACAGAGTACGTGCTTTACCTCAGCTGAGGTACGTCTCGTTTCCACCACGTACGATGGAGCAGAGAGGCTGAGGCGTCAAATCCTCCTCCACAAATCCCAGTGCCTAAAAGACCCGATTCTAATATCCCCAAGGACAAAGGGCAGCAAAACTCTTTGAGCCCAGGAGTTTGACAAGGAGGCAAGAAATAGCactcttcctccccatccctggggtaCCTGCTTTACCTTTACATGATTTCCACACGTGGATGATATCTGTGCCATGACAGATTAGTGCTCCCTACCTAACCCATTCCCAGCCACAGCTCAGAAGCTTACCGCAGTGGCAATTCCTCAGGCATTTGTAACACAAGGCCATTATACGAAAGATCAGCTAAGGGTTAAACATCAATATACAACCACAATAAAGCAATACAGCATTAAAACTCATTAATTCATTCAAAACAAGGCCTGCAGCTTGCAGGCTGTTTGGATTCTTGTGTGCATTAATAGTATCTGTCTTGGCAGCTATTTCAAGGAGCAATTGCAGTACACACAGCTTTCCAGCTGGCTAGAATGATTTGACAGCAAGACCTTGTGTGaaatacttaaaatgttttaCCAGAAGATATAAGTTACAACATATGACTAAAGCAATATTATCAAaaggtttcttttaaagaaatacacgTTACCTCTTCTTCCCCGCACCGCAGTCAGAATGAGTGGAGTTCAGTAGATTCCTACACTTGGGCGTGAAATTCATCTCGCAGACTGAGACACCTTAATGTAGGCATCTGCAAAGGCGCACGGATATCTGGTAACAGTCAATGCACATCCAGGGCTTTGTGCAGCTGAGCAGTAGGCGTCTCATTCCCCGTAAGGTGCTACAGGTAGTGAAGGTCCCAGAGGTACCTACGTGGAGATAGCAGATGTAACTCACACTTTTCAGGAGGGACCATCCGAGGTAAGGCAGCTGAAATGGCACTGCACACCTGAAGTTTAGGTAACTCATTTGCACCCTCCCGATTCACAGCACAGGCTGGTGACTTCCATCATGTCCTAAAAGTTGAAAGAGCTCAGCTGATGATGAGTAATGGGGAAATACTTGGTCTACTTTATAACGCAACATACACAGCGGGTGTATTTTCTGAAATGAGACGTTCTTTCCAATAACATCTTTCTGACTTTTCCATAATGCCAGCTATCCTTCTGACATTACATGTGACAGATGTTTCCAGGACCTCAGCTTTTCAATGTTTTCTGGGATCCTTGCTAAAATCACTGCTGTTGATTTTGTTCACTCAATTTTGAACGtatcttttttttcaaaattttcaggTTCTTTGATCCAGGTCAATGTTTGATTCTAGTTAATTAAATTTTGATTGTATGGGATGCGTAAGTAGCTCTTCAGAGTACTTTGTGGAAAGACCCTGAGTATGGATCACTCAGACGTCTAACAGAGACTTTGACTGGAAGGAGGGTAAATTTGCTGTTCACATCAGTTTTCTGCCCCATGTTATCAAACCATTGTGAAATCACAGCTTGTAGATCTGCTGTGTTTGGAGGATAATTTGATTGCTTGCGTAATTTGGATATACTTCTGCTGAATGAGAATGCACAGTGTAAATACGCCCTTAGAGTCAAATACACCTTCTCACAGCCACTGATAAATAATTCaggtttccttccttctctgaaatGAAATAGAGGAAGCCAAAACTCTGAATAAAGTGCTATATTCTGGGACATTAGTGGAGCACAATATCCaattgatttttcagtttaaaattacttataatttttataaggaagaaaatgagaacaaaagaGGGAGAAGTATTTGACTGTGTGacaagaaagtaataaaaatgaagatttttcttggGTTTGCAGGATGAGCccgaagaagagaaaaaggatgaCCGTTCTGAAGTAAGTATTCTTGTCATATACAAATTTGTGCTTTTGCCCACTTAAGCATATAAATACcattatataaaatatacttaCTTCTAGAACTATAGTTTTTGTATCAATATAGCAATGAGAATTTAGAAAAACATGTTCCTGTGGTATCTTTATGTCTAAACTTAATACATCCCTTTTGGATGGGGTAGCTCAGACTAAGCAGAATTTTCCATGCATTTCACAAAACTTCATACTTTCCATTTATTGCACAAACAGATTTTGCTTAGGACAGATGTGACATTTTGCTTAATAAAAATTGGAAACATTCCCTTTCTCATATCTGTTGGTGGAAAAACACCACGGTAGTTCAGGATAGCGAGACAGAGGGAACGCCGAGATCTTCAAAACCTGTGGAAGTTAATACACAGTGCCAGTCTTCCCCTGAAAAATGAGGGATCCCCTCAGCCCTGGAAGCATCTTAGGCCTGGCAGATTCCAGACTTTGTATAAAGTGTCATGAGGCCAGACGATACAGTTCTGTTATTGGATTGTCTCACAGACATTGAGTCTGTTTAGCGAAGACAGACACCATCCAGGGAATATTTGCATGGCTAATCCCTGTAAAGGTTGTAAGGTGAGTTTACAGGGTGCTTCCCCAGTTTCAGCTTTCTgtccttctgggtttttttaggatCCATAAAGAAGGACAGGGAAAAAAGTGTCCTTAaagcataataaaataaatgaaagaccCAATGAAGTTCAAAAACCAGAAAGATTTGGTGGCAGGATGAACTAATTTATCATGGGTTTAAATTTGGGGAGAAGAATATTTAACTAGAACATACCTACAAAATCATACAAATTAGTTTTTTATAGAAACTGTATCAGGAaattaaacccccaaattttaTTAGCATTTTCCTATGGGGTGAAATGCACAGTCTGATTGCTTTGATTTTAGGTAAGGAATGGCAGCTACGAATTCCAAAattacaatgagaaaaaaaaatacgttCTGAAAATCAGAGCACGTGGAAAATACTGTCGTGTAAGCTCAAACTGGGGGGAATGGAGCGAACCCATCGAGTTCGGTAAGACtgtgaaatattatttaatacagattttttttttttttccagttttaccatGTTTGCCTCCCTTGCTCCCTCACACTCACAGATACAACTAAACTCTTCATTCTTACCTAAAGCCATGGAAGGAACTGGGTGGAAATTATTCATGTGGAGGAGGAGAAGCTCCAATACTATGGCAAGGGAGGCCGATACCAAAGGGAGGCTTTGATTAGGTGGGATCGTGAAGGCAGCAGTCACTCAGATGCCAGGGCTACAGGAACAGGCTGAGACAAACCCAGTCTTGTCTTCGGTCCAAAGTGCTGAGGCTGCCTTTCAGTTCTTCAAGTTTTTGCCGTGAATATCATCCCCTTCCTTCTGCATCTTCCTTTTCACCCTTTCCTCAACGCCCTTGTTACAGTTCCACCACTTTTGCTGTGTTATTCATTCTCTgactctctttcttcttctccttttctggattttttttttaattctctacattttaaatgtttgaaatgGTTTAAAATGCGTCACGTGTACCTGAACTTTTTTACAAGGTTCTGTAAGAAGTCAAGTTGAAGTCTTCAGATCATCAGGTGAAATTTGCATTCATTACTGACAGTCACAAAGGTAGCTTTTTGGCATGCTAAGATATTTCTCTTTCTTGGATGTTTCAGGTCAAGGGAAAGATTactttatttttgtgattttatttctgatagcACTTGGAACAATCTCAGTGACACTGCTCCAATATTGTCTTTTCAAAAGGTAAATCAACCTTATTGATGTAGAAACGATTGATACAGTATTATTTCTATGAAACATATTCTTCCTATTTCCTACCTTCCTACCTACAAACTTAAATAATCTGATTATTAATGTAATGAAGTATTATTACCAGTATTGTCACGGATGGCACTTTGGCATGGAAAATCACTACAAttgaaaaagggggaaaggataTTTAAGTTAGTAAGTGATGGATTCCACCAGATCctgcaaaaacatttctgttctcaCTTTTAAGCATTTAACATCCACATCGCTTTGAAGCTATTGGCTTCAGACAGTACCAGACAAGAGAGAACAGGGACAAACAAAGATGTCATTATTCTGATAAAATTTCTCACTTACTTGTGGAAGAAAGTTATGTCATGTGATTTATTGAAAGTCATTGTTTAATAAAGTATTTACTGTGACTCTGGTCACAAAAAAAATTTTAGTTACCCCAGTGATAAGTGCACTAATAGGTATCCTTCAGTCTACACTCAATATAATTTACTTCTCACTTCGTGATTTGTAGAGCAACAGCTATTCAATCTTGAATGTAAAAAGCGTCCTTAAGTACAACACAAAATATTTGTGTTAAGTTATATTACCaggatttttaatttctttgcaacCCCATTTTCTACCCAAAGGTATTGCAGTTTCAAGAGCATATTTTCTCCCATACCACAACCAAGAGAAAAATTTAATGCATCAACTGATGAAGATATCCAGGTATGCTTTCTTTTCAATTCAGTCAAATTTGTTAACTATAAACTACGATAGGCCAAAGACTAGAAGAATTGGCATATAAAGATGAGCATTAAATTTggtcctttaaaaaataatttgctttcatgCAAAGTATGCTGTTTTGAAACTAGAAATGCTCTATGCTAGTGCTGAGACTAGGGATTATCCTGTACATATTTGCAGCCATATTTTAAGACCAGAGTTATCACTTTTACTGAGACTGGTAATTTCTGCATGTAGCAGTTTTTCTAGGTTGCTGTTCACACTTTGAAAATAACCTAAGTGAGGAAGCATTTTCCATTAGCATTTTCAAATATCAATGATCATAATACAATGTGAATATATACAAGTCTGACCTGTACCTATGTAAAAATCCTGTTGCATTGAATCATGAAAATCAACAGGGATGGAACTGGCCTTCCTCTTTGCTTCAGCATAGGATTAGCTATGACGGTTTCAACGTTACATGC
It encodes the following:
- the LOC126053044 gene encoding granulocyte-macrophage colony-stimulating factor receptor subunit alpha-like isoform X1; translated protein: MFDTLGLLCVIWCCVVLFHPLHADIQCMGSEAQESPITNVKMNWIKMELSWESSKNFSKYKCAIRNSVTRSVPKEVNSSLCSFPVQFYMPLHKGVSFIIEVPDTNISEHCTFIRGGMNGSAIENFSCVIYNISLMNCTWQPGRDAPGDTQYFLYWQNSRNRYEDAMECKLYIKDENGRNTGCMFQNVSIEPEKAYFLVNGSSKDALIQFYDEYIQLYKIEILTPPLNITANCTRDSVGCIITWQPPLTSHMKDTGCFQYEISIRNKDEPEEEKKDDRSEVRNGSYEFQNYNEKKKYVLKIRARGKYCRVSSNWGEWSEPIEFGQGKDYFIFVILFLIALGTISVTLLQYCLFKRYCSFKSIFSPIPQPREKFNASTDEDIQTKYVNLPKTHCTEEITMVEEMTQLSKKKTRGFPNMKENGFP
- the LOC126053044 gene encoding granulocyte-macrophage colony-stimulating factor receptor subunit alpha-like isoform X2, with amino-acid sequence MFDTLGLLCVIWCCVVLFHPLHADIQCMGSEAQESPITNVKMNWIKMELSWESSKNFSKYKCAIRNSVTRSVPKEVNSSLCSFPVQFYMPLHKGVSFIIEVPDTNISEHCTFIRGGMNGSAIENFSCVIYNISLMNCTWQPGRDAPGDTQYFLYWQNSRYEDAMECKLYIKDENGRNTGCMFQNVSIEPEKAYFLVNGSSKDALIQFYDEYIQLYKIEILTPPLNITANCTRDSVGCIITWQPPLTSHMKDTGCFQYEISIRNKDEPEEEKKDDRSEVRNGSYEFQNYNEKKKYVLKIRARGKYCRVSSNWGEWSEPIEFGQGKDYFIFVILFLIALGTISVTLLQYCLFKRYCSFKSIFSPIPQPREKFNASTDEDIQTKYVNLPKTHCTEEITMVEEMTQLSKKKTRGFPNMKENGFP
- the LOC126053044 gene encoding granulocyte-macrophage colony-stimulating factor receptor subunit alpha-like isoform X3: MNWIKMELSWESSKNFSKYKCAIRNSVTRSVPKEVNSSLCSFPVQFYMPLHKGVSFIIEVPDTNISEHCTFIRGGMNGSAIENFSCVIYNISLMNCTWQPGRDAPGDTQYFLYWQNSRNRYEDAMECKLYIKDENGRNTGCMFQNVSIEPEKAYFLVNGSSKDALIQFYDEYIQLYKIEILTPPLNITANCTRDSVGCIITWQPPLTSHMKDTGCFQYEISIRNKDEPEEEKKDDRSEVRNGSYEFQNYNEKKKYVLKIRARGKYCRVSSNWGEWSEPIEFGQGKDYFIFVILFLIALGTISVTLLQYCLFKRYCSFKSIFSPIPQPREKFNASTDEDIQTKYVNLPKTHCTEEITMVEEMTQLSKKKTRGFPNMKENGFP